The nucleotide sequence AGGCGCGCAAGGGCGCGCGCTCCAGCCGGATTTCCGTCGAGAGTCGCTATCGCAGCTGGCTGCGTCATCATGGCGCCATGGCGCGTGACAGCGCACGCCGTCTGCTGGTCACTCCGGTCGCCAGCCTGCTGACCATGCTGGCGATCGCCATCGCGCTGACACTGCCTGCCGCGCTGTGGCTGGCGCTGGACAGCGCGCGCCTGCTGGACAATGAGCTCAATGACAGCGCTCAGCTCACCCTCTATCTCGAGACGTCGGTCGACGAGAGCCAGGCACTGACGCTGTCGGACAAGCTGCGCGGCGCCCCGGGCGTCGGGGGCGTACGCCTGATCACTGCCGCCGAGGGCATGCAGGAATTCGCCCAGGCACTCGATCTCAAGCGCTCACTAAGCCTGCTGGACGACAACCCCTTGCCGGCCAGCATCGTCATCACGCCGCTGGATACCTCGCCGGAATCCGTCCGCGATCTTGCCGCACGCCTCGAGGGCGAGCCGGGCGTCGAGAGTGCACGGCTGGATCTGGCGTGGCTGGAGCGTCTGCGTCAATTGAGTGAGCTGGGTCAGAAAGTGACGCTGGGACTTGCGCTACTCTTCGGACTGGGAGTGCTGCTGGTGGTAGGCAATACCATCCGGCTGTCGGTGGAGAGCCGCCGGCAGGAGATCGAGGTCGTGACCCTGATCGGTGCGACCCACGCCTTCGTGCGGCGTCCCTTCCTTTATAGCGGTGCCTGGTATGGCCTGGGCGGCGGGTTGCTGGCGTGTGGCATTCTGGCGCTTGGCGGTAACTGGTTGGCGGCACCCGTGACGGCTCTTGTACAAAGTTATGGCGGCAACTATGTGTTGCCCGCACTGGGCATCACAGGGGGTACCACGCTGCTGTTTTCGAGTACAATACTGGGTTGGTTGGGGGCCTGGATCGCGGTCGGACGTCATCTGGCGAGTATTTCTCCGCGCTGATGCCGATCTTTTTTCGCGGTTTTCCGCCAGTGTTCCTCTCCAGAAAGGTCATCAGTTACGCTCCGGAAACAATTGCGCCGGGCGTCAGTGAAGGGGCTGGTGGGTGGTTAAACGTACCGCACACCCGCTGGCGTTACGAAGCGCTACTCGTCATGACAATTGTACACGTCATGTACAGCTATTGACGGGAACCTGTCGCAACCTTCACAGTCTCACTACTTGCATGCGTGTTAG is from Cobetia marina and encodes:
- the ftsX gene encoding permease-like cell division protein FtsX, with the translated sequence MSPPRTHHESSSDKRQAGRGRAAKAASDAVESTESVERQARKGARSSRISVESRYRSWLRHHGAMARDSARRLLVTPVASLLTMLAIAIALTLPAALWLALDSARLLDNELNDSAQLTLYLETSVDESQALTLSDKLRGAPGVGGVRLITAAEGMQEFAQALDLKRSLSLLDDNPLPASIVITPLDTSPESVRDLAARLEGEPGVESARLDLAWLERLRQLSELGQKVTLGLALLFGLGVLLVVGNTIRLSVESRRQEIEVVTLIGATHAFVRRPFLYSGAWYGLGGGLLACGILALGGNWLAAPVTALVQSYGGNYVLPALGITGGTTLLFSSTILGWLGAWIAVGRHLASISPR